CGCTCGGTCAGCGCGCCGACGATCCGCTCGAAGGCATCGACGGTCACGTGCGCCGACGGCGAGGCCGCGGCCCAGGCGAGCGGCACCAGCGAATGGCCGGCCGCGCGCAGCGCCTCGATCGCGCCCTGCACCGGGATGTTGGCGCCGGCGACCGCGTCGAACAGCGAGTCGCCGACCTGTACGCCGGGCCAGCCGCCACCGTCCTCGAAGGCAGCGTAGTCGGCCTTCGAAGGCGCGAAGGTGTTCGTCTCGTGCTGCATGCCGCCTACGGCGATCCGTGCCATTTCCGCTGGTCCTGTCGTGTCGATTTCCGGATCCGCGAGCGTAGAGGAAGGCGCGGCGCCGCGCCACTTTGCTACGCTGCGAGCGGAACGCCGTCCGCGGCGAGCGGCCATGCCATCCTGGAGACCCCACCGATGAAGCACGACGAGATCGCCTGGCTCGGCGCCGAAGAGCTCACCAAGGCCTATCGCGACCGCGAGCTGTCCCCGGTCGACGCGACCCGCGCGATCCTCGACCGGATCGACGCGCTGAACCCCCGGCTCAACGCCTACTGCCTGGTCGATCACGAGTCGGCGATGAGCGACGCGCGGGCCTCCGAGGCGCGCTGGCTCCGCGGCGAGCCGCTCGGCCCGATCGACGGCGTGCCGGCCTCGATCAAGGACCTGATCCTCACGAAGGGCTGGCCCACGCTGCGCGGTTCGCTGACCACCGACCCGGCCGGGCCGTGGGACGTCGACGCGCCGGCCACCGCGCGGCTGCGCGAGGCCGGCGCAGTGCTGCTCGGCAAGACGACCACGCCCGAGTTCGGCTGGCGCGGCAGCACCGATTCGCCGGTCTACGGCATCACCCGCAACCCGTGGCGTCTCGACACCACGCCCGGCGGCTCGTCCGGCGGGGCGACGGCGGCGGTCGCCGCCGGCCTGGGGCCGTTCGCGGTCGGCACCGACGGCGGAGGCTCGGTGAGGATCCCGGCCGCGTTCACCGGGACCGTGGGCCTGAAGGCGCACTTCGGTCGCATCCCGGCCTACCCGCTGTCGCCGATGGGCACAGTGGCGCACATCGGCCCGCAGACCCGCACGGTTGCCGACTGCGCGCGGCTCTTCGAGGTGATCGCGCGCCCCGACAGCCGCGACTGGATGTCCCTGCCGCCCACCGACCGCGACTGGAGCGCCGACGTCGCGGCCGGCCGGCGCGCCGACGGGATCAAGGGCCTGCGGATCGCCTACAGCCCGCGGCTCGGCTACGTGAAGTGGGTCGACGCCCGGATCGAGCACGCGCTGGATGCCGCCGCGAAGAAGTTCGCCGAGCTCGGCGCGATCGTCGAGCGGGTGGACCCGGGCTTCGACGACTGCGCCGACGTGTTCCGCGTGCACTGGTTCAGCTCGGCGCGCCACCTGCTGCACCGGCTGCCGGAGGAGAAATTGCAGAGGCTCGACCCGGGGCTTCGCGAGGTGATCGACTACGCCGAGCGCTACACGATCGCCGACTTCATGGACGCGCAACTCAAGCGCGCCCAGATCGCGCTGGCGATGGCCAGGCTGGCCCAGCGCTACGACCTGATGCTGACCCCGGCCACCGCGGTACTGCCCTTCGCGGTGGGGCGCGTGATGCCCGAGCCGCCCAACGGGCTGGACATCGGCATGGTGCAGGACTGGACCTGGTGGACGCCGTTCTCCTACCCGTTCAACCTGACCCAGCAGCCGGCGATCGTTCAGCCCTGCGGGTTCAGCGACGACGGGCTGCCGATCGCGCTGCAGCTGGTGGCGCCCAACCATCGCGAGGACCTGTGCCTGCGCGCGGCGGCGGCGTACGAGGCGGCGACCGACTGGCACAAGGTGCGGCCGCCGATCGCCTGACGCAGGCAAGGGGGAGACCGGCATGACCCAGGTCCCGGACACGCACTCGAAGGTCGTCGGCTACGCGCTGTGGATCTTCGGATTCACCGGCTCGCACCGCTTCTACTACGGCAAGCCGGTGACCGGGACGATCTGGTTCTTCACGCTGGGCCTGCTCGGAATCGGCTGGCTGATCGACCTGTTCCTGATCCCCTCGATGGACCGGCAGGCCGACTTCCGTTTCCACGACGGGCCGATCAACTATTCGGTGGCGTGGATCCTGCTCACCTTCCTGGGCCTGCTCGGCGTGCACCGGATGTACATGGGGAAGTGGCTGACCGGCATTCTCTACCTGCTCACGCTGGGCCTGTTCGGCCTGGGCTGGCTGTACGACTACTGGACGCTGAACGAGCAGATCACGGTGCGCAATCGCGAGCGCGGCTAGGGCGAGCGGGGCGGCGCCTCGCCTTGCGGCGTGCGCCCGGGCCTGCGCCTCGCCTTGCGGCGTGCGCCCGGACCTGCGCCTCGCCTTGCAGCGTGCGCCCTGGAGGTCGTGCTAGAAGCCCAGTCGCTCGCCCGCGCCCAGCAGCGTCGCGATACCCAGCACCGTGAAGATCGCCGCCGCGATGCCGTGGACCAGCTTCACGTGCAGACGGTGGGCGATGCGGTCGCCGAGCACGACGGCCGGCACGTTGGCGATCATCATGCCGAGCGTGGTGCCGGCCACGACGGCGACGAAGGCGTGGTACTGGGCGGCCAGCGCCACGGTCGCGATCTGCGTCTTGTCGCCCATCTCGGCCAGGAAGAAGGCGACCAGCGTGGTGCCGAACACGCCCATGTGAGCGAGCTTCGCGTCCTTCTCGTCGAACTTGTCGGGCACGAGGATCCAGGCGGCCATCGCCAGAAAGGACAGGCCGAGCACCCAGCGCAGCGTCTCCGGGCTCATCAGCGAGGTGATCCAGGTGCCGATCGCGCCGGCGAACGCGTGGTTGGCGATCGTGGCCACCAGGATGCCCAGTACGATCGGCCAGGGCTTGCGGAACTTGGCGGCGAGGATGAAGGACAGCAGCTGCGTCTTGTCGCCGATTTCCGCGAGCGCGACGATACCCGTCGAAACGAGAAAGGCTTCCAATCGAGCGATCCCTGTTTGGGTGGCTCTCCGAAGAAGCCGCGCATTCTACCGGAGCCGCCAGTGGGCGCGCGCCCGGGCCGGTCGGGGACGAGCCCGCGCTCGGGCGCCGGTGCTGCGCCCCGCTTCGCGGGGTTCGCTCGCCTTCGTCGTCCGCGGCGGCTCGGGCGCAACTCGCGGTCCCTGCGGGACCGCTCAGACAGCGCCCTCGCTGATCGCCGCTCCCTTCCGAAGCGCTCGCCTTGCACAGGCGCCCGAGCGCGGGCTCGTCCCCGACCGGCCCTGGATGTCGTGCTCTTCGTCGGGCGTGACGAAGCACGTCCCGACGGCATCGCCAGCCGCGGTGTCGCCCTGGCAACCAAGGCCGCGACGCTACAGCGTTCGCGGCCCGCTGACCGACCGAACGTCGGAACCTCCAGGGCAGGGAGCAGGGGCCGGCTTTTCCGGACACTGTGCCAGCCGAGCGCTTCGGAAGGGAGCGGCGATCAGCGAGGGCGCTGTCTGAGCGATTCCGACGGAATCGCGAGTTGCGCCCGAGCCGCCGCGGACGACGAAGGCGAGGGCAGCCCCGCGAAGCGGGGCCGCAGCACCGTGTCCGGAAAAGCCGGCCCCTGCTCGCTGCCCGGGCGCAGGCCCCCCGAGCGGTCAGCCCGTCGCGAACGCGAAGTCTCGGCCCGGCGCCGCCGCGAACAGCGCCTTCGTGTACTCGTGCT
This genomic window from Zeimonas sediminis contains:
- a CDS encoding amidase, giving the protein MKHDEIAWLGAEELTKAYRDRELSPVDATRAILDRIDALNPRLNAYCLVDHESAMSDARASEARWLRGEPLGPIDGVPASIKDLILTKGWPTLRGSLTTDPAGPWDVDAPATARLREAGAVLLGKTTTPEFGWRGSTDSPVYGITRNPWRLDTTPGGSSGGATAAVAAGLGPFAVGTDGGGSVRIPAAFTGTVGLKAHFGRIPAYPLSPMGTVAHIGPQTRTVADCARLFEVIARPDSRDWMSLPPTDRDWSADVAAGRRADGIKGLRIAYSPRLGYVKWVDARIEHALDAAAKKFAELGAIVERVDPGFDDCADVFRVHWFSSARHLLHRLPEEKLQRLDPGLREVIDYAERYTIADFMDAQLKRAQIALAMARLAQRYDLMLTPATAVLPFAVGRVMPEPPNGLDIGMVQDWTWWTPFSYPFNLTQQPAIVQPCGFSDDGLPIALQLVAPNHREDLCLRAAAAYEAATDWHKVRPPIA
- a CDS encoding NINE protein; amino-acid sequence: MTQVPDTHSKVVGYALWIFGFTGSHRFYYGKPVTGTIWFFTLGLLGIGWLIDLFLIPSMDRQADFRFHDGPINYSVAWILLTFLGLLGVHRMYMGKWLTGILYLLTLGLFGLGWLYDYWTLNEQITVRNRERG
- a CDS encoding TMEM165/GDT1 family protein, with protein sequence MEAFLVSTGIVALAEIGDKTQLLSFILAAKFRKPWPIVLGILVATIANHAFAGAIGTWITSLMSPETLRWVLGLSFLAMAAWILVPDKFDEKDAKLAHMGVFGTTLVAFFLAEMGDKTQIATVALAAQYHAFVAVVAGTTLGMMIANVPAVVLGDRIAHRLHVKLVHGIAAAIFTVLGIATLLGAGERLGF